The proteins below come from a single Streptomyces sp. SCSIO 75703 genomic window:
- a CDS encoding magnesium and cobalt transport protein CorA, which yields MPKADSVRRVTQLGRVRGLREVARLARRRRPVDLSHHARSPLGSSVVDCVVYREGARVHDGGGDPAEAVERMRRKGCGFLWLGLHEPTDEEFAGIAELFHLHPLAVEDAVEAHQRPKVERYGETLFAVFKTVRHVGREESVAGGEVVGTGEIMVFVGEDFVVTVRHGRHGSLGPVREHLESEPARLAQGPSAVLHGIADHVVDDVLHVIEELEGDIEQIEAEVFAENGTRVEPGRIYPLKRELLELRRAVVPLGHPLHLLAGRPYPVVAAEIRPYFRDVSDHVSRATEQISAFDDLLNSILQAHLARIRVAQNEDLRKITAWAAIIAVPTMVCGVYGMNFAPMPELPWRYGYGLAVGVIAVACLTLHRGFKRNGWL from the coding sequence ATGCCGAAGGCCGACAGTGTGCGGAGAGTGACGCAGCTCGGGCGGGTCAGGGGGCTGCGCGAGGTGGCGCGGCTGGCCCGGCGGCGCCGGCCCGTCGACCTGAGCCATCACGCCCGCTCCCCTCTCGGTTCCTCGGTGGTGGACTGCGTGGTCTACCGGGAGGGGGCACGGGTCCACGACGGCGGCGGCGACCCCGCCGAGGCCGTGGAGCGGATGCGGCGCAAGGGCTGCGGGTTCCTCTGGCTGGGTCTGCACGAGCCGACGGACGAGGAGTTCGCGGGCATCGCGGAGTTGTTCCACCTGCATCCGCTGGCCGTGGAGGACGCGGTGGAGGCGCACCAGCGCCCGAAGGTGGAGCGGTACGGGGAGACGCTCTTCGCGGTGTTCAAGACGGTCCGCCACGTCGGGCGGGAGGAGTCCGTGGCGGGCGGCGAGGTGGTGGGCACCGGCGAGATCATGGTGTTCGTCGGCGAGGACTTCGTGGTCACGGTGCGGCACGGCCGGCACGGCTCGCTGGGGCCGGTGCGTGAGCACCTGGAGTCCGAGCCGGCGCGGCTGGCCCAGGGTCCGTCCGCGGTGCTGCACGGGATCGCGGACCACGTGGTCGACGACGTCCTGCATGTCATCGAGGAGTTGGAGGGGGACATCGAGCAGATCGAGGCGGAGGTCTTCGCGGAGAACGGGACACGGGTCGAGCCCGGCCGGATCTACCCGCTCAAGCGGGAACTCCTGGAGCTGAGACGGGCGGTGGTCCCGCTCGGGCACCCGCTGCACCTGCTGGCGGGGCGGCCGTACCCGGTGGTCGCGGCGGAGATACGGCCCTACTTCCGTGACGTGTCCGACCACGTGTCGCGGGCCACCGAGCAGATATCCGCGTTCGACGACCTGCTCAACTCGATCCTCCAGGCGCATTTGGCCCGGATCAGGGTCGCGCAGAACGAGGACCTGCGGAAGATCACCGCATGGGCGGCGATCATCGCGGTGCCCACCATGGTCTGCGGGGTGTACGGGATGAACTTCGCCCCCATGCCGGAGCTGCCCTGGCGGTACGGGTACGGCCTCGCCGTCGGCGTGATCGCCGTCGCGTGCCTGACCCTGCATCGCGGGTTCAAGCGCAACGGCTGGCTCTGA
- a CDS encoding glutamate synthase subunit beta: MADPQGFMSTPREEWPRRAPGERVRDWHEVYVPGALLPLAGRQAGRCMDCGIPFCHDACPLGNLIPDWNVLVSRDDWRAASERLHATNNFPEFTGRLCPAPCETGCVLAINQPAVTIKNVECAIADKAWEEGFLPPRPPDRLTGRTVAVIGSGPAGLAAAQQLTRAGHTVAVYERADRLGGLMRYGIPAFKMEKHRLDRRIGQMRAEGTVFRPSTEIGRDVDAAALRARHDAVLITTGAAAWRELDVPGRELAGVHQAMEYLPLANRVCEGDLEVSPLSAAGKHVVIVGGGDTGADCLGTAVREGPASVTQLDIYGRPGAHRDQGAEPWPTYPKVYRLSVAHEEAEHLRSAPEAEADARLFAASALRLAGDAEGHVRSVCLVGVDTARRPVPGTERTLPADLVLLALGFSGPDRGDGLIDRLGLAVDPRGTIARDEDFETNVPGVFAAGDAARGQSLIVWAIAEGRAVAAAVDRRLTGGDTRLPAPIGPSDRPLTA, from the coding sequence ATGGCCGATCCCCAGGGATTCATGAGCACCCCCCGCGAGGAGTGGCCCCGCAGGGCGCCCGGGGAGCGCGTCCGGGACTGGCACGAGGTGTACGTGCCGGGCGCGCTGCTGCCCCTGGCCGGCCGGCAGGCGGGGCGCTGCATGGACTGCGGCATCCCCTTCTGCCACGACGCCTGTCCCCTGGGCAATCTGATCCCGGACTGGAACGTCCTGGTCTCCCGCGACGACTGGCGGGCGGCGAGCGAGCGGCTGCACGCGACGAACAACTTCCCGGAGTTCACGGGCCGGTTGTGTCCGGCACCCTGCGAGACGGGGTGTGTGCTCGCCATCAACCAGCCGGCCGTCACCATCAAGAACGTCGAGTGCGCGATCGCCGACAAGGCCTGGGAGGAGGGCTTCCTCCCGCCGCGCCCGCCGGACCGGCTCACCGGCCGCACGGTGGCGGTGATCGGCTCGGGCCCCGCCGGGCTGGCGGCGGCCCAGCAGCTCACCCGCGCCGGACACACGGTCGCCGTCTACGAGCGGGCGGACCGGCTCGGCGGCCTGATGCGGTACGGGATACCGGCGTTCAAGATGGAGAAGCACCGGCTGGACCGGCGCATCGGCCAGATGCGCGCCGAGGGCACGGTGTTCCGTCCGTCGACGGAGATCGGGCGGGACGTCGACGCCGCCGCGCTGCGGGCCCGCCACGACGCGGTGCTGATCACGACGGGCGCCGCCGCCTGGCGCGAACTGGACGTGCCGGGGCGGGAGTTGGCAGGAGTCCACCAGGCGATGGAGTACCTGCCGCTGGCCAACCGGGTGTGCGAGGGGGACCTGGAGGTGTCCCCGCTGTCGGCGGCCGGGAAGCACGTGGTGATCGTCGGCGGGGGTGACACGGGCGCGGACTGCCTCGGCACGGCGGTGCGCGAGGGACCCGCCTCGGTGACCCAACTGGACATCTACGGACGGCCGGGCGCCCACCGCGATCAGGGGGCCGAGCCGTGGCCTACGTACCCGAAGGTGTACCGGCTCTCGGTCGCGCACGAGGAGGCGGAGCACCTGCGGTCCGCTCCGGAGGCGGAGGCGGACGCGCGCCTGTTCGCGGCGTCGGCACTGCGTCTCGCCGGTGACGCGGAGGGACACGTGCGGTCGGTGTGCCTGGTCGGGGTGGACACGGCCCGGCGTCCGGTGCCGGGGACCGAGCGGACGCTCCCGGCGGATCTGGTGCTGCTCGCGCTCGGTTTCTCGGGGCCGGATCGCGGTGACGGGCTGATCGACCGGCTGGGGCTGGCGGTGGACCCGCGCGGGACGATCGCCCGCGACGAGGACTTCGAGACCAACGTCCCCGGCGTGTTCGCCGCCGGGGACGCCGCTCGCGGGCAGTCGCTCATCGTGTGGGCGATCGCCGAGGGACGGGCGGTGGCGGCGGCCGTCGACCGCCGTCTGACGGGCGGGGACACGCGGCTGCCGGCGCCCATCGGCCCCTCGGACCGTCCGCTGACGGCCTGA
- a CDS encoding pseudouridine-5'-phosphate glycosidase, giving the protein MLTVSQEVREAVDTHRPVVALESTIIAHGLPRPRNLAVARELEEAVRREGAVPATIAVLDGRPHVGLYPAQLERIAYEDGIRKLGHRDLPPAVATGKSGATTVSATALLAARAGVRVFATGGLGGVHRQWTVTQDESADLALLARTRVTVVCAGVKSILDVPATLQRLETLGVTVAGYGTDRFPGFYLADSGYPVDWTLRTPEEVAGVMRAQDALGGAESALVVANPVSEAEQLDPDLHARVLADALRACDREGVTGQAVTPFLLAHLVRHTDGASLRANLAAVRGNVRLAARVAAAWVRR; this is encoded by the coding sequence GTGCTGACGGTGTCGCAAGAGGTACGGGAGGCGGTCGACACCCACCGTCCCGTGGTGGCCCTGGAGTCCACGATCATCGCGCACGGGTTGCCGCGCCCACGGAATCTCGCGGTCGCGCGCGAACTGGAGGAGGCGGTGCGTCGGGAGGGGGCGGTACCGGCGACGATCGCCGTACTGGACGGCAGACCGCACGTGGGGCTCTATCCGGCGCAACTGGAGCGGATCGCGTACGAGGACGGCATCCGCAAGCTGGGCCATCGCGATCTGCCGCCGGCGGTGGCCACCGGGAAGAGCGGGGCGACCACGGTCTCGGCGACCGCCCTGCTGGCGGCCCGCGCGGGTGTGCGCGTGTTCGCCACCGGCGGGCTCGGCGGAGTGCACCGGCAGTGGACCGTGACACAGGACGAGTCGGCGGACCTCGCCCTGCTGGCGCGCACCCGCGTCACGGTGGTGTGCGCGGGCGTGAAGTCGATCCTGGACGTGCCGGCGACGCTCCAGCGCCTGGAGACGCTGGGCGTCACGGTGGCCGGGTACGGCACGGACCGCTTCCCCGGCTTCTACCTCGCCGACTCGGGGTATCCGGTCGACTGGACGCTGCGCACCCCGGAAGAGGTGGCCGGGGTCATGCGGGCACAGGACGCGCTCGGCGGGGCGGAGTCGGCGCTCGTCGTCGCCAACCCGGTGTCCGAGGCCGAGCAGCTCGATCCGGACCTCCACGCGCGCGTGCTCGCCGACGCGCTGCGGGCCTGCGATCGGGAGGGCGTCACCGGCCAGGCGGTCACGCCCTTCCTCCTCGCCCACCTGGTGCGCCACACCGACGGTGCCTCGCTGAGGGCGAACCTGGCCGCCGTGCGGGGCAACGTGCGGCTGGCGGCACGTGTCGCGGCGGCCTGGGTCCGGCGGTGA
- a CDS encoding DUF397 domain-containing protein: MNQITTQRSPRTCGQRIYNGMPARELGSEGWHKPWSGGNGGNCLEAMKLSDGRIAVRQSTDPDGPALIYTSAEMTAFIEGAKAGEADFLLS; this comes from the coding sequence ATGAACCAGATCACGACCCAGCGTTCCCCGAGGACGTGCGGTCAGCGGATATACAACGGCATGCCGGCGCGCGAGCTGGGAAGCGAGGGCTGGCACAAGCCGTGGAGCGGAGGGAACGGAGGGAACTGCCTGGAGGCGATGAAGCTCTCCGACGGCCGCATCGCGGTACGGCAGTCCACCGACCCCGACGGACCCGCGCTGATCTACACCTCCGCCGAGATGACGGCGTTCATCGAAGGAGCCAAGGCCGGAGAGGCGGATTTCCTGCTCTCCTGA
- the pip gene encoding prolyl aminopeptidase, translated as MGLYPPLEPYDHGLLDVGDGNRVYWETCGNPDGKPAVVLHGGPGSGTSANHRRYFDPAAYRIVLLDQRGAGRSRPLASAHDTDMSLNTTAHLMADLERLRGHLGIERWLVWGVSWGSVLGLRYAQTHPGVVSELVLTGVATGSRAEVRLLTRGLGKIFPAAHERFLAELPAGERDDPVAAFHRLLESPDPRTRARAARAWTDWETATIPAPPGSVARYEDPEFRLGFARTVTHYWTHDHFLGEGGDEGVVLRDAHLLEGIPGTLVQGSLDFGNLLGIVWRLHHAWPGSRLVIVDEAGHDAGSVGDDALLRATDAYARPTT; from the coding sequence ATGGGCCTCTATCCACCGCTCGAGCCGTACGACCACGGTCTCCTCGACGTCGGCGACGGCAACCGGGTCTACTGGGAGACCTGCGGAAACCCGGACGGCAAACCGGCCGTGGTCCTGCACGGCGGGCCCGGTTCGGGCACCAGCGCCAACCACCGGCGGTACTTCGACCCCGCCGCGTACCGGATCGTGCTGCTCGACCAGCGCGGTGCCGGACGGTCGCGGCCCCTCGCGAGCGCCCACGACACCGACATGAGCCTCAACACGACCGCCCACCTGATGGCCGACCTGGAGCGGCTGCGCGGGCACCTCGGCATCGAGCGGTGGCTGGTGTGGGGCGTGTCCTGGGGGTCCGTCCTCGGGCTGCGGTACGCGCAGACGCACCCCGGCGTCGTCTCCGAACTGGTGCTGACCGGCGTCGCCACCGGCTCCCGCGCCGAGGTGCGACTGCTGACCCGCGGCCTGGGCAAGATCTTCCCGGCGGCCCACGAACGGTTCCTGGCCGAGCTGCCCGCGGGCGAGCGCGACGACCCGGTCGCCGCCTTCCACCGCCTGCTGGAGTCACCCGACCCGCGGACGCGGGCCCGCGCCGCGCGGGCGTGGACCGACTGGGAGACCGCGACCATCCCCGCGCCGCCCGGCTCGGTCGCCCGGTACGAGGACCCGGAGTTCCGCCTCGGCTTCGCCCGCACCGTCACGCACTACTGGACCCACGACCACTTCCTCGGCGAGGGCGGCGACGAGGGCGTGGTCCTGCGCGACGCCCACCTGCTGGAGGGCATCCCCGGCACCCTCGTCCAGGGCAGCCTCGACTTCGGCAACCTGCTCGGCATCGTCTGGCGACTCCACCACGCCTGGCCCGGCAGCCGCCTGGTGATCGTCGACGAGGCCGGGCACGACGCCGGCTCCGTGGGCGACGACGCCCTGCTGAGGGCGACGGACGCCTACGCCCGGCCCACCACCTGA
- a CDS encoding uridine kinase, whose product MRLEAITWDRLGDRIADRLLDLEPADAAPWRRVAVDGAPAARPGDLAERVAEALRLRGRPSLVVGADGFLRPASVRLEYGHRDVDAYYDGWYDTGALWREVFDPLRPGGNGRVLPDLWDPVTDRATRSPYTDLPPGGVLLLHGPLLLRHWFPFDLSVHLLLSPGALRRRTPDSEHWTLPAYERYEQEADPSGTADVLVRADDPRRPAWSG is encoded by the coding sequence GTGCGACTGGAAGCGATCACCTGGGACCGGCTCGGCGACCGCATCGCCGACAGACTGCTCGACCTGGAACCGGCCGATGCCGCCCCCTGGCGCCGCGTCGCCGTCGACGGCGCCCCCGCCGCCCGCCCCGGCGACCTCGCCGAACGGGTCGCCGAGGCGCTGCGGCTGCGCGGACGCCCCAGCCTCGTCGTCGGCGCGGACGGTTTCCTGCGCCCCGCCTCGGTCCGCCTGGAATACGGCCACCGGGACGTCGACGCCTACTACGACGGCTGGTACGACACCGGCGCCCTGTGGCGTGAGGTCTTCGACCCCCTCCGGCCGGGCGGAAACGGGCGGGTGCTGCCCGACCTGTGGGACCCGGTCACCGACCGCGCCACCCGGAGCCCCTACACCGACCTGCCGCCGGGCGGCGTTCTGCTGCTGCACGGTCCCCTCCTGCTGCGTCACTGGTTCCCCTTCGACCTGAGCGTGCATCTCCTCCTCTCCCCGGGCGCCCTGCGCCGCCGCACGCCCGACAGCGAGCACTGGACCCTGCCCGCCTACGAACGCTACGAACAGGAGGCCGACCCCTCCGGCACCGCCGACGTCCTGGTGCGCGCCGACGATCCCCGCCGCCCGGCGTGGAGCGGCTGA
- a CDS encoding VOC family protein, with protein MTDNTTRLDHVVLWVRDPVAAADFYEKAVGLEPLRVAEYTEGTVSFPSVRVNEETIIDLAPSAMAERMGMLPGAAEAAGHPVNHVCLALTEQGYDALRTRLEERSVPVTDHTHDAYGARGPARRGFYFNDPDGNVFEARHYA; from the coding sequence ATGACGGACAACACGACCCGCCTCGACCACGTCGTCCTGTGGGTGCGCGACCCGGTCGCCGCAGCCGACTTCTACGAGAAGGCCGTCGGCCTGGAGCCCCTGCGCGTCGCCGAGTACACCGAGGGCACCGTGAGCTTCCCCTCCGTACGCGTCAACGAGGAGACGATCATCGACCTGGCGCCGTCGGCGATGGCCGAACGCATGGGCATGCTGCCCGGCGCCGCCGAAGCCGCTGGCCACCCCGTCAACCACGTCTGCCTGGCCCTGACCGAGCAGGGCTACGACGCCCTGCGCACGCGGCTGGAGGAGCGGTCGGTCCCCGTCACCGACCACACCCACGACGCCTACGGCGCCCGCGGTCCGGCCCGGCGCGGCTTCTACTTCAACGACCCCGACGGCAACGTCTTCGAGGCCCGGCACTACGCGTGA
- a CDS encoding DUF899 domain-containing protein → MSLPEIVSRADWQEARAALLVREKEVTRARDALNAERRGLPMVEVDREYVFEGGDGKATLLDLFEGRDQLVVHHFVFAPGEETGCPRCSAFLDQIGHLAHLHARGTSFAVVSRVPYPVILPFKARMGWTLPWYSSYLGDFDADFGAAGDGGEGERGGRAGLSCFLRDRDRVFHTYATYGRGLEGVGSAASLLDLTALGRREAWERPAGRASAVGTLMVDGTLRHHDEYGH, encoded by the coding sequence ATGTCGCTCCCCGAGATCGTTTCGCGCGCCGACTGGCAGGAGGCGCGCGCCGCCCTGCTGGTCAGGGAGAAGGAGGTCACGCGCGCACGGGACGCGCTCAACGCGGAGCGGCGCGGGCTGCCCATGGTCGAGGTCGACCGGGAGTACGTCTTCGAGGGCGGTGACGGCAAAGCCACGCTGCTCGACCTCTTCGAGGGCCGGGACCAGCTCGTCGTCCACCACTTCGTGTTCGCGCCGGGGGAGGAGACCGGCTGCCCCCGCTGCTCGGCCTTCCTGGACCAGATCGGGCACCTGGCGCACCTGCACGCCCGGGGCACGTCGTTCGCCGTGGTGTCCCGGGTGCCGTACCCGGTGATCCTGCCGTTCAAGGCGCGGATGGGCTGGACCCTGCCCTGGTACTCCTCGTACCTCGGCGACTTCGACGCCGACTTCGGGGCGGCCGGTGACGGAGGGGAGGGAGAGCGCGGCGGCCGGGCGGGCCTGAGCTGTTTCCTGCGGGACCGCGACCGGGTCTTCCACACGTACGCGACGTACGGGCGTGGGCTGGAGGGGGTCGGCTCGGCCGCGAGCCTCCTCGACCTGACCGCGCTCGGCCGGCGTGAAGCCTGGGAGCGGCCCGCGGGACGCGCGTCGGCCGTCGGGACCCTCATGGTGGACGGCACCCTGCGCCATCACGACGAGTACGGCCACTGA
- a CDS encoding helix-turn-helix transcriptional regulator — MSEPRSAPTVGQVVLGRRLLDLRERAGLKREEAARILHVAPATVRRMETAEVALKIPYLQLLLQAYGVADDEAAAFVRLAEDANKPGWWQRFHDILPGWFSMYVSLEGAAALIRSYEPHFVPGLLQTEDYARGVLRSGAIGQTRPEDIERHIDLRMRRQELLTREDAPRLWAVMDETALRRPVGDPEVMRAQIDKLLDATKLPNVTLQVAPFANGPHPGTYGPFVLFRFAVPELPDMVYSEYLTGAVYLDARAEVSTHLEVMDRMAAQAATAHRTKEILRDLRKEL; from the coding sequence GTGAGCGAGCCCAGATCCGCGCCGACGGTCGGCCAGGTCGTCCTCGGCCGGCGCCTGCTGGACCTGCGGGAACGCGCGGGCCTCAAACGCGAGGAGGCCGCCCGCATCCTGCACGTCGCCCCGGCGACGGTCCGCCGCATGGAGACGGCCGAGGTCGCGCTCAAGATCCCGTACCTCCAGCTCCTGCTGCAGGCGTACGGCGTCGCCGACGACGAGGCCGCCGCCTTCGTCCGGCTGGCCGAGGACGCCAACAAGCCCGGCTGGTGGCAGCGCTTCCACGACATCCTCCCCGGCTGGTTCTCCATGTACGTCAGCCTGGAGGGCGCCGCCGCCCTCATCCGCTCCTACGAGCCCCACTTCGTCCCCGGCCTGCTCCAGACCGAGGACTACGCGCGCGGCGTGCTGCGCTCCGGTGCCATAGGCCAGACCCGGCCCGAGGACATCGAGCGCCACATCGACCTGCGCATGCGACGTCAGGAACTCCTGACCCGCGAGGACGCGCCCAGGCTCTGGGCCGTCATGGACGAGACCGCCCTGCGCCGGCCGGTCGGCGACCCGGAGGTGATGCGGGCCCAGATCGACAAACTGCTCGACGCCACGAAGCTGCCCAACGTGACGCTGCAGGTGGCCCCGTTCGCCAACGGGCCGCACCCCGGCACGTACGGGCCCTTCGTGCTGTTCCGATTCGCCGTGCCGGAACTCCCGGACATGGTCTACAGCGAGTACCTGACCGGCGCCGTCTACCTGGACGCGCGTGCCGAGGTGTCCACTCACCTCGAGGTCATGGACCGCATGGCGGCGCAGGCCGCCACGGCACATCGCACGAAGGAGATCCTCCGGGATCTCCGCAAGGAGCTGTGA
- a CDS encoding nucleotidyltransferase domain-containing protein, with protein MPSLTDAAFLDTTADRLAALPTVRAVTLGGSRAQGTHRPDSDWDLAVYYRGAFDPADVRALGLPGEVGEIGSWGGGVFNGGAWLTIDARRVDLHYRDLEAVERERAEAEAGRFAIEPLMFHLAGVPTYLPVAELAVNRVLRGTLPRPAYPDALRVTAPERWSGMATATLAYAKAAHAPRGAVTQVAGALALAATQTAHAVLAARGEWVTNEKGLLARAGLADAVDALTTGLTPDPTALLHTLTEAERLPHARP; from the coding sequence GTGCCCTCGCTCACCGACGCGGCGTTCCTCGACACCACCGCCGACCGCCTCGCCGCCCTGCCCACGGTGCGCGCCGTCACCCTCGGCGGCTCCCGCGCCCAGGGCACCCACCGGCCCGACAGCGACTGGGACCTGGCCGTCTACTACCGGGGCGCCTTCGACCCGGCCGACGTACGCGCCCTCGGCCTGCCCGGAGAGGTCGGCGAGATCGGGTCCTGGGGCGGCGGCGTCTTCAACGGGGGAGCGTGGCTGACCATCGACGCGCGCCGGGTCGACCTGCACTACCGCGACCTCGAGGCCGTGGAACGCGAACGGGCGGAAGCCGAGGCGGGCCGTTTCGCGATCGAGCCGCTGATGTTCCACCTGGCCGGTGTCCCCACGTACCTGCCGGTCGCCGAACTCGCCGTCAACCGGGTGCTGCGGGGCACGCTCCCGCGCCCCGCCTATCCGGACGCCCTGCGCGTCACCGCCCCCGAGCGCTGGTCAGGCATGGCCACCGCCACCCTCGCCTACGCCAAGGCGGCCCACGCTCCCCGCGGGGCCGTCACCCAGGTCGCCGGCGCCCTGGCCCTCGCCGCGACCCAGACCGCCCACGCCGTCCTCGCGGCACGCGGGGAGTGGGTGACCAACGAGAAGGGTCTCCTCGCCCGAGCCGGCCTCGCCGACGCCGTCGACGCGCTGACGACCGGCCTCACCCCGGACCCCACGGCGCTGCTCCACACCCTGACGGAAGCCGAACGGCTGCCCCACGCCCGCCCCTGA
- a CDS encoding PfkB family carbohydrate kinase, whose amino-acid sequence MTAGPGGALLVVGDVITDVVARHRGPLAVGTDTAASILRLPGGAGANVACWAAYSGCGDVRLLGRVGADAAHWHARELEARGVRPLLVVDADAPTGTVICLVDTGAAAERTFLADSGASLRLGPGDWSDALLDGVARLHLSGYLLFSAASRALVAAALAGAHARGVPVSLDPASEGFLTGLGLERFQRLVGAVDVLLPSGGEACLLTGRPDPAQAAAELSRHVPLVVVTQGAQGALVARSGVVCARVPAVRAVARDSTGAGDAFTGAFLAALLAGAGPEDAAARGCRAGAMAVARVGGRPPAGGERREAVG is encoded by the coding sequence GTGACGGCCGGGCCGGGCGGGGCGCTGCTGGTCGTCGGGGACGTGATCACGGACGTGGTGGCCCGGCACCGGGGGCCGCTGGCCGTGGGCACGGACACGGCCGCCTCGATCCTGCGGCTGCCGGGCGGCGCGGGCGCCAACGTGGCCTGCTGGGCGGCGTACTCCGGGTGCGGGGACGTGCGGCTGCTGGGACGGGTCGGCGCGGACGCCGCGCACTGGCACGCGCGGGAGCTGGAGGCACGCGGGGTGCGCCCCCTGCTGGTCGTGGACGCCGATGCGCCGACGGGGACGGTGATCTGTCTGGTCGACACCGGGGCCGCGGCGGAGCGGACGTTCCTGGCGGACAGCGGGGCGTCGCTGCGGCTCGGGCCGGGCGACTGGTCGGACGCGCTGCTCGACGGCGTGGCCCGGCTGCACCTGTCGGGGTACCTCCTGTTCTCCGCGGCGAGCCGCGCCCTGGTGGCGGCCGCCCTGGCCGGGGCGCACGCGCGCGGGGTGCCGGTGAGTCTCGACCCGGCGTCGGAGGGCTTCCTCACGGGCCTGGGGCTTGAGCGCTTCCAGCGCCTGGTGGGGGCGGTGGACGTCCTGCTGCCCAGCGGTGGCGAGGCGTGCCTGCTCACCGGCCGGCCGGACCCGGCTCAGGCGGCGGCCGAGCTGAGCCGCCACGTTCCGCTGGTCGTGGTCACCCAGGGCGCCCAGGGGGCGCTGGTGGCCCGCTCCGGCGTCGTGTGCGCGCGGGTGCCCGCTGTTCGGGCCGTCGCCCGGGACAGCACCGGGGCGGGGGACGCCTTCACGGGGGCGTTCCTCGCCGCGCTGCTCGCGGGGGCGGGGCCGGAGGACGCGGCGGCGCGGGGCTGCCGGGCGGGGGCGATGGCCGTCGCCCGGGTGGGCGGGCGGCCTCCGGCGGGAGGGGAACGCCGGGAGGCCGTGGGGTAG
- a CDS encoding uracil-DNA glycosylase, giving the protein MDTSALARLDRRITGCRACPRLVAWREEVARTKRPAFADWTYWGRPVPGFGPPDARLLIVGLAPAAHGGNRTGRMFTGDRSGDVLYRALYDLGLASQPTAVTADDGLALHGVRVTSPVHCAPPANKPTPAERDTCRPWLVRELGLLRPTLRAVVVLGSFGWQATLPVFTAAGWAVPRPRPAFGHGAHVLLEAPDAEPLHLFGCYHVSQRNTFTGRLTPDMLRDVLRTAADAAGLPAADEGSPGKTR; this is encoded by the coding sequence ATGGACACCAGCGCCCTCGCCCGACTGGACCGGCGGATCACGGGGTGCCGTGCCTGCCCCCGGCTGGTCGCCTGGCGGGAGGAGGTGGCCCGGACCAAGCGGCCCGCCTTCGCCGACTGGACGTACTGGGGGCGCCCGGTGCCGGGCTTCGGCCCGCCGGACGCCCGCCTGCTGATCGTCGGCCTCGCCCCCGCCGCCCACGGCGGCAACCGTACGGGCCGGATGTTCACCGGCGACCGCTCCGGCGACGTCCTGTACCGGGCGCTGTACGACCTGGGCCTCGCCTCGCAGCCCACCGCCGTGACCGCCGACGACGGCCTGGCACTGCACGGCGTACGCGTCACCTCGCCCGTGCACTGCGCCCCGCCCGCCAACAAGCCGACGCCCGCCGAACGCGACACCTGCCGGCCGTGGCTGGTCCGGGAACTGGGCCTGCTCAGGCCGACCCTGCGGGCCGTGGTGGTGCTCGGCTCCTTCGGCTGGCAGGCCACGCTGCCCGTGTTCACGGCGGCCGGGTGGGCCGTGCCCCGGCCCCGGCCGGCCTTCGGACACGGCGCGCACGTCCTGCTGGAGGCCCCCGACGCGGAGCCCCTGCACCTCTTCGGGTGCTACCACGTCAGCCAGCGCAACACCTTCACCGGCCGCCTCACCCCCGACATGCTGCGCGACGTGCTGCGCACCGCGGCCGACGCCGCCGGACTGCCCGCGGCGGACGAGGGGAGCCCCGGGAAAACCCGATGA
- a CDS encoding ATP-binding protein: MASVIPSPPLGTDATAGRLGRGATLTAGPSGAVAAERRFRFELAAHPGSPAQARRLTRARLTGWSVCEDLCDTAALVVSELVTNAIVHTASRHIVCELHGDDDLVRIAVRDEGCAPGQPRPSADQQPEDEHGRGLLLVDALCEAWGAHEHGPGLLVWAELPHKGDTPRDHSGPRNDLGWGARPKPGPTDGTENGGAAEGYRRTPPPGTGAPWR, encoded by the coding sequence GTGGCAAGCGTGATTCCGTCCCCGCCTTTAGGAACAGACGCCACCGCGGGCCGCCTGGGCCGTGGCGCGACTCTGACGGCCGGCCCCTCGGGGGCCGTGGCCGCCGAGCGCCGGTTCCGTTTCGAGCTGGCCGCACATCCAGGCTCTCCCGCGCAGGCCAGACGCCTGACAAGAGCCCGGCTGACCGGCTGGTCGGTGTGCGAGGACCTCTGCGACACCGCGGCCCTGGTCGTCTCCGAGCTGGTGACGAACGCGATCGTGCACACCGCGAGCCGGCACATCGTGTGCGAGCTGCACGGCGATGACGATCTCGTCCGGATAGCCGTCCGTGACGAGGGCTGCGCGCCCGGTCAGCCGCGACCGTCGGCCGACCAGCAGCCCGAGGACGAGCACGGCCGGGGTCTCCTGCTGGTCGACGCCCTGTGCGAGGCATGGGGCGCGCACGAACACGGTCCGGGACTGCTGGTCTGGGCCGAGCTGCCGCACAAGGGCGACACACCGCGCGACCACTCGGGGCCGCGGAACGACCTGGGCTGGGGCGCGCGCCCGAAGCCCGGACCGACCGACGGTACGGAGAACGGGGGCGCCGCGGAGGGCTACCGCCGGACTCCGCCCCCCGGAACGGGGGCCCCGTGGCGATGA